The sequence ATGGACCGTTATACGGGCAACGAGTAGGGGAGGTAAATTCCAGACCAGACCAGACCAGCCCAGAGGAGAGAAATCTAAATCTTGCTTCTTTTGTTTGTTGTTGCCAACCACCGAAGGGAAATCCGCGTTTCCAATTTGGATCTGGTGGTGATAGAGACTAACAGAGTCTTAGTCTGAGTCACAGATCGAGAAGTTGCGACGCCGTCGTCAATGATGGCCTTCTCTTCCCGCTTCTCTTTCCTCTTCATTTGCCTCTCTCTCGCCGTCTCTCTGTGCTTCGCCGAGGTCCGGGTCACCGAGATCCGAGACGATGACCGGGCCATAATTCCCTTCGATGAGTTCGGATTCACCCACACGGGTCGCCTGGAGCTCAACGTGTCAGGGATCTCCTTCTCCAGCCAGATTCCCAATCCCCAACTCTCGAAGATCGGATTCCTCCTCTGCACCCGCGAAACGTGGCTCCACGTCTTCCAGCAGCTGGAGGATGGAGAGATCCAGTGCGCCCTCGATTCCGACCTGGTCAAGAAGGTATACACCTTCGCTGACCTCAAAAACGGCAACGAGAAGAGCTTCGGCACCGTCTTCTCCGAGACCGACGCCGATCAGTTCATCCTCCTCTTCTCCAACTGTATCCCAAAGCTCAAGGTCTCCATGGACGTTCGATCCGCCATGTACAACCTCGACGGCAAGAGCCAGCGTCGCGACTATCTCTCCGCTGGAAAAACCGTTCTGCCTAGGGTTTACTTCCTCTTCTCCCTGGTCTATTTCGCTTTCGCAGGCCTTTGGATCCACGTCCTCCACAAGAAACGACTCACCGTTTTCGGCATCCATTTCTTCATGCTTGCCGTCGTCATCCTTAAAGCTTTGAACTTGCTCTGCGAGGCGGAGGACAAGTCGTACATCAAGCGCACTGGTACGGCGCATGGCTGGGACGTCCTGTTCTACATATTCAACTTCTTGAAAGGAATTACTCTCTTCACGTTGATCGTTCTCATCGGAACCGGGTGGTCCTTCTTGAAGCCCTACTTGCAGGACAAGGAGAAGAAGGTCCTGATGATTGTTATTCCCCTCCAGGTCGTCGCCAATATCGCTCAGGTCGTGATCGATGAGACCGGCCCATTTGGCCAGGACTGGGTAACTTGGAAACAGGTGTTCTTGCTGGTGGATGTGGTCTGCTGCTGCGCCGTGTTGTTCCCCATTGTCTGGTCCATCAAGAACCTTCGCGAGGCGGCCAGGACAGATGGCAAGGCCGCTGTGAACTTGATGAAGTTGACGCTTTTCCGGCAGTATTACATTGTGGTCATCTGCTACATTTACTTCACCCGCGTTGTGGTCTATGCCTTGGAGACTATAACCTCCTACCGCTATCTTTGGACCAGTGTGGTGGCTTCGGAACTGGCCACTCTTGCTTTCTATGTCTTTACCGGTTTGAAGTTCAAGCCTGAGGCTCACAATCCTTACTTTGTGATTGATGATGAGGAGGAAGAGGCTGCTGCTGAAGCGCTCAAGCTGGAGGACGAGTTCGAATTGTGATTCTCACCatcaagaagatgatgatgaattgatgatgatgatcaaaaTTATGGTTTCAGAGGTATAatcagaaaaatacaaaaatgggGGTTCTGTTCTTTTTGAAAGTTATAGGCATATTTGGGATAGAATTTGTGTTATTTTATCCTTGCTATGGTGTTGAGTTGCTTGCTTTGAGCTGTTACTGTTAGAATCTTAGGGGGACTCTCATATACACAAGTCTGTGAATTGGACAATATGTTTTAGATATCTGTGAATTGGATAATATGTGTAACTACTGATACTTCATATTTGGCATTCATTTTTGGGATACCGCTGTTTCCGTCTGCATCCTTCAGTCAAACATATTGGTTACTTTCCGCAGCTTTTTTAAGGCTTTGAAAGTGGATATCTTGGTATAACCTGATGATTTATGCTACTTTTATGAGCTAGAAAGAAAGTTCTTGTCCTAAGAGTAAAATTTCGAAAGCGGTTGTTCTGGTGTATTGCACAAATACATTTTAGTATggagaataaataattatatacctAGTGCCTGAAGGAGGCTGGAGAATCAAACATGAAATTCCTGATTGAAGATCAAGTGggttatatttttgttaatgttaAAAACATTGTCatccaaaattatttacttttatttttgatgagTTGTTTTGGCTTGTTTTGAGTTTATTCATCTAAAGCTTCTTAACCAAAGGTGCTGTAGAGGTTAGTAAGCGGTGAAGCTATGTTagccatttattattattattattattattattattattatttggatagGTTATCTTAGCAAATTTTGATGTGGTGCATTTACTGAGTTTATTCATTGAGGTAATATCTAATTAAGCAGTAATGTCAAGATTTGTGTTAAGATCTTGATTCAGACTCATACACATTGTCTGCGAGGCTAAGTTTTCCTGACGTGTTAGATACATATTTGAGGTAAAAATGCAAATTGCACTTGGTGCTGATTTGCTAGAAATTAGGAAGATGTTATGCTGGGAtggagggagggagggagggagagaAGAgtgttaatttttggtttttgtgagGGGGCATATTTTCGTTGCTTAAGTGAGAGATAGTGAGATTTCAGGACAAGGTTGTTACGGTAGGTATGAGCAGCCTGTAGTATCATATAGGTTCTTGAGTTGATATGTTTCACCAAAAAGGGTCCTTGGGTTGAATGTAACTGTCATCCTAAATTTGGGTTCCTCATTGTTGATGGCGTTTGTCATTTCTCGGGACGGTACATGAATGTTTTCATGAATTCTGAAGTGTGTACTTTCATGTTGTAAAGGGGGGCTTTCCTTGGAAACTagcatcatatttttttgggtccttGAGTTGCTTTACCCTTTTAATTTGTATTGTCTGTTAGTGTTTACTTAATGAACACGGGCATGTATGTTATTGGTTATTATTGGTTGCATCTATAGTATCTTTTGCCATGATTAGTATCAAATCCGATTGTGATATCATTGCTGTGACTTGTGAGTTTTCAATCGATGTTTGGATTTTGAAACCTTTCACATTAGTGAGGAATAGTGCCCTTCAACAAAGTAAAAGTGTACAGAGGAACACATTGTTCAAAATGAGATGGTGAGGGATGGCTTCAAAGCAATGGCTGTCTCTTTTCAGGGAAAGAAGCTCATATTTGATAGGTACAGCTTGTTAGATGTTTTTGGTTTCGTAAAGGGCATGGttcataaaaactaaaaagagcAATTGGTCTTATTCTGGGTGCATTTGCAACCAATCATTGTGTTTATTTCCGCAAAATCTATGCTGCCTGTGGTCGATGTATCTTGGGATTGGCAAGTTCCGGACTTTGTCTTCAAATTTTGGTTGGTATTTGGGAAGTCTTCAACTGAAATGGgctttagttcttttttttttttttttttttttttgggtggataaTTAATGGGATTTAGATTCTTTTGTAAACCATATGAAAATTCAAATAACTATTTGAAACCGCAAATTGCACTTGGATGCTGATTTGCTAGAAATTAGGAAGATGTTATGCTGGGAGGGAGGgagagagggagggagggagggagagagagtgttaatttttggtttttgtgagGGGGCATATTTCGTTGCTTAAGTGAGAGATAGTGAGATTTCAAGACAAGGTTGTTACGGTAGGTATGAGCAGCCTGTAGTATCATATAGGTTCTTGAGTTGAGATGTTTCACCAAAAAGGGTCCTTGGGTTGAATGTTAACTGTCATCCTAAATTTGGGTTCCTCATTGTTGACGGCGTTTGTCATTTCTCGGGACGGTACATGAATGTTTTCATGAATTCTGAAGTGTGTACTTTCATGTTGTAAAGGGGGGCTTTCCTTGGAAACTagcatcatatttttttgggtccttGAGTTGCTTTACCCTTTTAATTTGTATTGTCTGTTAGTGTTTACTTAATGAACACGGGCATGTATGTTATTGGTTATTATTGGTTGCATCTATAGTATCTTTTGCCATGATTAGTATCGAATCCGATTGTGATATCATTGCTGTGACTTGTGAGTTTTCAATCGATGTTTGGATTTTGAAACCTTTCACATTAGTGAGGAATAGTGCCCTTCAACAAAGTAAAAGTGTACAGAGGAACACATTGTTCAAAATGAGATGGTGAGGGATGGCTTCAAAGCAATGGCTGTCTCTTTTCAGGGAAAGAAGCTCATATTTGATAGGGAACAGCTTGTTAGATGTTTTTGGTTTCGTAAAGGGCATGGttcataaaaactaaaaagaacaATTGGTCTTATTCTGGGTGCATTTGCAACCAATCATTGTGTTTATTTCCGCAAAATCTATGCTGCCTGTGGTCGATGTATCTTGGGATTGGGAAGTTCCGGACTTTGTCTTCAAATTTTGGTTGGTATTTGGGAAGAGTCTTCAGCTGAAATGggctttagtttttttttttttttttttttttttttttttttttctttcggtgGATAATTAATGGGATTTAGATTCTTTTGTAAACCATATGAAAATTCAAATAACTATTTGAAACCGAAGTTGTATTTATGAAAAACCCTTTATGACGGTCAATGTAAAAATTATGAATGTTTTCTATAACTTAAAAGAGAGATCATTTTGTAAACAATGTGAAATGGCTATTGGAAACCCAAGTTGTAAATTATGGAAACTTTTTTGGTACATGTAAATTACAAAACCTTGTATGAATATTTTCTATAACTTAAAAGATAGCTCATTGAAAGCTAACataattgtttgaaaaaaattaaacgaATGGACTCCATGGAGAAACGAATTCTAGAGCCAGAATGCAATGCATGCTGcaatagaaaatggaaaaaataaataataataataataataaattaaggaaaaaCCTCGATGTTGGCTGGAGCTTGTCTTGTTCACTAGTCCGTCGAAAATTATGCGAGGTATAGTGAGTTGTGGGCTTCGGTTTTTCCTTCTGGCCTCCtctattagatttttttaatgtCCGGGATCGTTGGATCGTTGGCAGTAGCATAATGTAACAGACCCAGACAGAGGAAACAGGGGAGGAGAGGCATAGATGATTGCTCATGTTGTAGCCCAACAGAGTTGAATAAATTcttcattattcaaacaatatttcacatattctcaacatttaaaaaaaataaaaaaattcataaactgTATATACCAATACTATATATTCATGACATGTACCATGTTAGGATACTATATGAGGGTTGATTGGTTATGTGAACCATTTTAGGAGCAAGAGAAACATGTAATGTTATATAATTGAGAAAGAATCTAGTATTTGATTCAATACAAAACAAGCCAGTACTCATAAGATAGAACATGGGTTGTGTTTTCtgattaaatagaaaaagtTGTCTTCTCTAATAATCATATTGACTTTTCTTGGATTCTTTGTTTTAGCATGTGTAAGCACATGCCTCCTTTTGCATAAAGCCTAAACAacctgttatttatttattttttttttcctgcttttTGTGTTGAAAAAGTTCGATTTCAAATGGACAGATAAATTTCTTGTGATAAgtcctatttatatatatatatatatatatatatatatttagataatacatatatatatatatatatatacacacactacgGTTGACTTTTAATGAACATTGCCTCCCATGgcatttaagaaaattataacaCTTGGAACCAGCTCATCGGACGTTATATTACAGATGAATTTGTTCAAGCCCTCCTGTGTAGTTGGGTGGCAAAAGTAATGGATTCGAAGGTTGAATGAAGCTTTAATTTGTTTGAAAATGGCCATGTGTAATCCATAGTGTGAGAGCGAGATGGAGGGGACCATGgatgaaggggaaaaaaagaacacaaaggGAAACAGCCATGGGAGGCTGGTACTAGTGGTAGAATGAATATCATCTTAAGAACCCAACCCCACTTTGGCCTACACCGtcctttctttatttaataACTTTTCGAGGTTTTGGATAGCCTCAGTCGAAATACCAAAgttgattaaaaatatacatcatCTGATGCATTCGTCTTGTGAAATCCCATCAAATACTATCAACACTTAACTTTTTATGTATGATTTAAACACCCCCACAATTGACAAGCTTAGATAGAGCCATTTCAAGCCACTTATATATCTCTATAATGATGATGCTTCAAATCATATGAGGAAAACTCTTTAGCCATCCATGTGATAATGTGATTTTACATGCCCTTTGTTTCTTGTGAGGAAAACCATTTTGTATATGCTTTAAAATGGACAAACCAAAGAGACAAACACAAATGTCAAATTTCTCTTGATGCTGTAAATCCTAACAACACTAGTGATAAGTTTGTTTTGCCTTAGGAATTAAGCCTaggacccaaaaaaagaaaaaaagaaaaaaagagggacTTGTGGTGGTTAATTTGGTGGGCCAAACATATTTATTGGACAGATTGTTATTTTTGCtgggaaaataaaagaagaaattataATGCATAAAATTTACATGTGTAGTTTTTGATTCCTTAAGCAAAAAACTTCTTTTTCACCTttaggccatatatatatatatatatatatattattactattataatatgAGAGGAAGGGAAATTTTTCATCCATATCAAGGATGGTGCAATCACTGAGCTAAGTCTATCAGTACCACTTGTGGGCCACTTAGATTTTGATTCATCATTGCAGGCCACTTAGACTTTGATTCATCAATTAGATTGTGTTAAATTTAGCACTAGTTCTAAAAgattaaatagttaaaaaataatataaataccaaattaagtcaacattttcattcatatataagttaattaatttttactaaatgtttttttttttcttttttttttttctgaaagatGGTAGTGTGATTTGAGCTTCACATGTCATTTTGGGTTTGCTACTACTTGGATCATCTATtttctcaaatatttattattattaatattattattatttcaaataatggtaataaatttgatgatttGAGAGAGTGAATGGAGTGCCTGAATAAGGTTAGAAATGCTATTTTTGagataaatcaatttcttgaagATTTTAAGgtgatatataattatttatagctaagatttaaattcaaaatttaaatcaattaaatgggAGATGATTATGGAATAGCTTTATTTAGATAATTTCTAAATGATGGAATTTTTGTGAAATTCCTATGTATAACAAAcaattaaaagttataaaaaggAAACTACTACAACATAACAAGGACTCTCCGCATAACCAAAACTTCGTTATTGGGAACTTTCCCTTTGAATATCTCTATAATTTTCTAGATATTATtaccttttaatatttttattgtttcaacaagtcttttcattttttttttctttattttatcaatGACCTAAAATtctacccttttttttattttttatttttatacagaTTGTATTTTAGTTAGTCCTATTTAGACATTGTTTTGTTCTCTGCAATTTTGATATAATCATTTTGATATCTAGTCAAATATTtagatacaattaattttatctattttctatttcaatttttttcaaaaatattctaattattgagGTGCCATgtcccattaaaaaaaaaaaaaaaaaagggggaaaaaatacCCACAAAATACCTTATCAAGGTGTCGCTAATCCCAAAAGATTTACTTCCATTTCAATGGAACTTATGGTAGAAACAAATGTCTTTCTCCACTTTTTCAATGGAATTTGATGGAAGGAACAAATGTCTTTCTCAACGGAAGATGTTTACTTTAACATTAAAATTATGCAAAATGAGTtgcttttaattaaattatgctGAGGAAAGAGACGGGGGAATTGGCTGGCAATGGCATATTGGGGCCTCCTGTGAATTATAAGCGAGAGTCATAGTAGTAGTAGCAGTAGATTGGCCGGCTaggaattataaatataaacagGGCTACATTTAAGAAGCGGCAGAGAGAGAAGCAATGGCCACCACACCACCAACAACATGGAATGAATAAGGATGAGGTGCATGTGATTTTATCTTTGCAATCCACAATTACACATCTCCAAAGCAAGTTCGATCGGTCAAATGGGCCTACCCCAATTGCTTTCTTGAAAGGGAAATCTCCATGAGAAaggcaaaataataaaaaaaatatatcaaaggaaaaggaaaaggttAGAAGAAAGTggcaaaggaagaaaaagaaagaagaagatatgGAGGAcgtgacgatgatgatgatcagtAGTAGCCCAGAAAATCCCAGAAATGAGACCATTTCTACTGAGCCAATCACCACCTCCACTTGCCCAACCTGGAAACTTTACGAAAACCCATTTTATTATTCCCATCACAATCACTCCCATCCTAATCAACAACAACTACAACAACAATGCCAAACTAGCAACTACAAGAGCCTCCATTGCCTT comes from Ziziphus jujuba cultivar Dongzao chromosome 6, ASM3175591v1 and encodes:
- the LOC107430087 gene encoding protein CANDIDATE G-PROTEIN COUPLED RECEPTOR 7 is translated as MMAFSSRFSFLFICLSLAVSLCFAEVRVTEIRDDDRAIIPFDEFGFTHTGRLELNVSGISFSSQIPNPQLSKIGFLLCTRETWLHVFQQLEDGEIQCALDSDLVKKVYTFADLKNGNEKSFGTVFSETDADQFILLFSNCIPKLKVSMDVRSAMYNLDGKSQRRDYLSAGKTVLPRVYFLFSLVYFAFAGLWIHVLHKKRLTVFGIHFFMLAVVILKALNLLCEAEDKSYIKRTGTAHGWDVLFYIFNFLKGITLFTLIVLIGTGWSFLKPYLQDKEKKVLMIVIPLQVVANIAQVVIDETGPFGQDWVTWKQVFLLVDVVCCCAVLFPIVWSIKNLREAARTDGKAAVNLMKLTLFRQYYIVVICYIYFTRVVVYALETITSYRYLWTSVVASELATLAFYVFTGLKFKPEAHNPYFVIDDEEEEAAAEALKLEDEFEL